A region of bacterium DNA encodes the following proteins:
- a CDS encoding S8 family serine peptidase, with translation MRHGSRLLVAMILLWCTAALAAEFSPTLDYQLEKSESEEFVSAIVILESPIDIMNLDFQLHTRRASLAERHAEVISALKYNASQTQPAFQAELDAAKAESRVKGYTAYWIENLFVVSATKEYLESLRSRGDIKYVTENFRPELIEPIMSDGREPDRNPLDTETTTPGQDAIRATEVNRVLGITGQGVLVANCDTGVDGNHPALASRWRGNFAPAAQCWRDALGSAPNFPSDGNGHGTHVMGTITGRAISGNDTNTVGSAPNARWIATNSINQGVSQDFDNDIIADYQWFADPDGNPATLDDVPDVIQNSWGVFTGLGYAQCFDLWNSFITNCEAAGPVVTWSAGNESTSGLRSPAIYSLNAYQIFSVGAVDATNFSAPYPLASFSSQGPTPCAPAVPDNIKPEIAAPGVNVYSSIPGGGYSSGYSGTSMAGPHVAGVVALMREACPDCDHITIKDAIMQTAIDYGPAGQDNQYGHGFINAYDAVIAVSDLGRVCGTVRDASNAPIVGARIGITSGTNEVLTGGDGSYCLPLSAGTYTVVCSAFGYISQSATNVVIVEGDTVTRNFVLTLAPQGTVSGIVTDCNGGPAVGATVTVLNTPIAPATTNGVGFYSITLPQGTYDMRATGAGCAPHQVDGVVIGASTTRNFTLLTDPRYECSAPDGYGYTMCENVDVGGFPLVWRAITPMEGGSGTAVLNSVDDGATTAINFPFPFQFYGTTYTSYYIGSNGYVTFGNSATSWSNTCFPSSMPAGLYPNWDDMTTYSGQVAYYYDAANHWLVISFYQISHFSGGGQSSFQIIIYDQGFYSSATGDNHILFQYDEPLTQTSATTVGIKTAAGVYSQYVCNGAADANSWGQEAGRTVYFSTGPGCDGFGEVTIAPASLTGSAPIGGTDTGSLQICNIGECPLSWQIDWDQTTPTLALSSYVAPTEVVMTKEQISLIEAINRGEKPELEIENRDGRSPIDAQGGPDAFGYRWIDSDEAGGPTYSWFEINAIGTNAGVTGDDQTVTVNLPFAFSFYGISYTSVKISSNGNIHFGAANAAYFNQPLPYPSGPLAMIAPFWDDLYPPAGGTVYTYHDVANNRFIVEWDNIAHYPGTGDFYTFQVLLYANGRIVLQYEDLVLGSAGLASCTIGLNNEAGTVGLQVVYNAAYLHSNMAIELKAAVDWLTITPPEAGTIDPGNCVTIPVTFDAGELPAGTYTGDLLIQTSDPDEGLVVVPVEFMVGSIPAPTNLTILFLPGTNQLQFNWTSSGAPLYELWSSPEPEGPFLTLEGTTSGTSLTIAYDGSPKAFYHVIAVSALAVEERLPEQAKAR, from the coding sequence ATGAGACATGGATCCCGTTTGTTAGTTGCGATGATTCTGCTATGGTGCACAGCGGCGTTGGCCGCAGAGTTCTCGCCGACATTGGACTATCAGCTTGAGAAGTCGGAGTCAGAGGAGTTCGTGAGTGCGATTGTCATTCTCGAGAGTCCGATTGATATCATGAATTTGGACTTCCAACTACACACGCGCCGGGCGTCTTTAGCAGAGCGGCACGCGGAAGTTATCAGCGCGCTCAAGTACAACGCCTCGCAGACACAGCCGGCTTTTCAAGCGGAGCTGGACGCCGCGAAAGCTGAGAGCAGAGTCAAAGGCTACACGGCCTACTGGATTGAGAATCTGTTTGTGGTCTCTGCAACAAAGGAGTATCTCGAGTCACTTCGGAGTCGCGGGGATATCAAATACGTGACGGAGAATTTCCGGCCTGAGCTTATCGAGCCGATTATGAGTGACGGGCGGGAGCCGGATCGGAATCCGCTGGACACTGAAACGACGACGCCCGGCCAGGATGCGATTCGGGCGACGGAAGTGAATCGCGTGCTCGGGATTACAGGTCAGGGCGTGCTGGTGGCGAATTGCGACACCGGCGTGGACGGGAATCATCCGGCACTGGCTTCCCGCTGGCGGGGGAATTTCGCACCTGCGGCACAGTGCTGGCGCGATGCGCTCGGAAGCGCACCGAACTTTCCGTCGGACGGCAACGGGCATGGAACGCATGTCATGGGAACCATCACGGGACGTGCGATTTCCGGCAACGACACCAACACGGTTGGTTCAGCTCCGAACGCAAGATGGATTGCGACGAACTCAATCAATCAGGGCGTCAGCCAGGATTTTGACAACGACATTATTGCCGACTATCAGTGGTTTGCTGATCCGGACGGGAACCCCGCGACCCTCGACGACGTGCCGGACGTGATTCAGAACAGTTGGGGAGTCTTTACAGGACTTGGTTACGCGCAGTGTTTTGATTTGTGGAATTCGTTTATCACGAATTGCGAAGCGGCCGGGCCGGTAGTGACGTGGTCAGCCGGAAATGAGAGCACGAGCGGATTGCGGAGTCCGGCGATTTACTCATTGAATGCCTACCAGATATTCTCAGTCGGCGCGGTGGACGCGACGAATTTCAGCGCGCCGTATCCGCTGGCGTCGTTTTCCAGTCAAGGGCCGACGCCGTGTGCACCGGCGGTTCCGGACAACATCAAGCCTGAGATTGCGGCGCCGGGAGTTAACGTGTATTCTTCAATACCGGGCGGCGGTTACAGCAGCGGATACTCGGGGACCTCGATGGCGGGTCCGCACGTGGCGGGTGTGGTTGCGCTGATGCGCGAAGCTTGTCCGGACTGCGATCACATCACGATCAAAGATGCGATCATGCAGACGGCAATTGACTACGGTCCGGCGGGACAGGATAATCAATACGGTCACGGATTTATTAACGCCTACGACGCGGTGATTGCGGTTTCGGATTTGGGCCGGGTGTGTGGAACTGTTCGGGATGCATCGAACGCTCCGATCGTTGGCGCGCGTATCGGAATCACCAGCGGAACAAATGAAGTTCTGACCGGTGGCGACGGTTCATACTGTCTGCCTCTTTCCGCTGGAACTTACACGGTTGTATGTTCTGCGTTCGGCTACATCTCGCAGTCCGCGACAAATGTGGTCATCGTGGAAGGCGACACGGTGACGCGGAATTTTGTGCTGACGCTTGCCCCGCAGGGGACGGTGTCCGGCATAGTGACCGACTGCAACGGCGGTCCCGCTGTCGGAGCGACCGTGACCGTTTTGAACACGCCCATCGCCCCTGCGACCACAAATGGCGTGGGATTCTATTCGATTACGCTGCCACAAGGGACCTATGACATGCGCGCGACCGGTGCAGGCTGCGCACCGCATCAAGTGGACGGAGTGGTGATCGGGGCCTCGACGACACGGAACTTCACGTTGTTAACGGATCCAAGATACGAGTGCAGTGCACCGGATGGATACGGGTATACAATGTGTGAAAACGTGGACGTGGGAGGATTCCCCCTCGTGTGGCGGGCGATTACGCCTATGGAAGGCGGAAGCGGCACGGCTGTGCTAAACTCGGTAGACGACGGGGCAACTACAGCGATCAATTTCCCGTTTCCTTTCCAGTTCTACGGCACGACGTACACGAGCTACTATATCGGGTCCAACGGTTATGTCACATTCGGCAACAGCGCAACATCGTGGTCGAACACATGTTTCCCGAGCAGTATGCCAGCGGGACTGTATCCGAACTGGGACGACATGACGACCTATTCAGGTCAGGTGGCCTACTACTACGATGCTGCAAACCATTGGCTGGTGATTTCATTCTATCAGATCAGCCATTTCAGTGGGGGCGGCCAATCGAGCTTCCAGATCATCATTTATGATCAGGGCTTCTATTCCTCGGCGACCGGCGACAATCACATTCTGTTCCAGTACGACGAGCCGTTGACGCAAACGAGCGCGACGACCGTCGGCATCAAGACTGCAGCCGGTGTTTATTCGCAATATGTGTGCAACGGCGCGGCCGACGCGAATTCGTGGGGACAGGAAGCGGGACGCACGGTTTACTTCTCAACAGGACCGGGCTGTGACGGATTTGGTGAGGTCACCATTGCACCGGCCTCATTGACAGGCTCAGCACCGATTGGTGGAACCGATACAGGATCCCTGCAAATCTGCAATATCGGAGAGTGTCCTCTAAGTTGGCAGATCGATTGGGATCAGACGACTCCGACGCTCGCGCTGTCAAGCTATGTTGCGCCGACGGAAGTGGTCATGACGAAGGAGCAGATTAGCCTGATCGAAGCGATTAATCGCGGCGAGAAGCCGGAACTTGAAATCGAGAATCGCGACGGTCGTTCGCCTATAGACGCACAGGGCGGGCCGGATGCGTTTGGCTATCGCTGGATCGACTCAGACGAAGCAGGCGGACCCACGTATAGCTGGTTTGAGATTAACGCCATTGGAACGAACGCAGGTGTGACCGGAGACGATCAGACTGTGACAGTAAACTTACCGTTCGCGTTTTCATTCTACGGAATCAGCTACACCTCGGTCAAGATTTCATCGAACGGTAACATTCACTTTGGCGCAGCGAATGCCGCCTACTTCAATCAGCCTTTGCCTTATCCGTCCGGACCACTGGCGATGATTGCTCCGTTTTGGGATGACCTATACCCACCAGCCGGCGGCACGGTTTACACGTACCACGACGTTGCCAACAATAGGTTCATTGTCGAGTGGGACAACATCGCGCACTATCCCGGAACGGGAGATTTTTACACGTTCCAAGTCTTACTTTATGCGAACGGGCGCATTGTGCTGCAATACGAGGACTTAGTTCTCGGTTCGGCCGGATTAGCATCCTGCACGATCGGCTTAAACAACGAAGCCGGCACTGTTGGCTTGCAGGTCGTCTATAACGCGGCCTATCTGCACAGTAACATGGCGATAGAACTCAAGGCGGCAGTGGATTGGCTGACGATTACGCCTCCGGAAGCCGGAACGATTGATCCGGGGAATTGTGTGACGATTCCTGTGACATTCGACGCCGGGGAATTGCCTGCGGGAACGTATACGGGCGATCTCTTGATTCAAACAAGCGATCCTGACGAAGGGCTTGTCGTTGTGCCGGTGGAGTTCATGGTAGGATCAATCCCTGCCCCGACGAACCTCACAATTCTTTTCTTGCCCGGGACGAATCAACTCCAGTTTAACTGGACAAGCAGCGGTGCGCCGCTCTATGAGCTATGGTCGTCGCCGGAGCCGGAAGGACCCTTCCTGACGTTAGAGGGCACAACATCGGGGACATCGCTGACGATTGCCTACGATGGATCGCCCAAGGCATTCTACCATGTGATCGCAGTGTCGGCACTGGCAGTTGAGGAGCGCCTCCCTGAGCAGGCGAAAGCCCGCTAA
- a CDS encoding T9SS type A sorting domain-containing protein translates to MKRLVLMLGLVVACTGALFAAGKTIDQTAIGQQSANNKSALDRELQRQALEAQIFAAKTQGAIPQALLAEYEQLLDDMGRLNPQHGALDQGGDNCSDAVDLGSALGNGIASGSTANAQNDFLHFAQQPPCYQGTYYTGSATAPDVTYKWTAPRTSTYTFALCGSNFDTELSLWNYTCPTHPSFPADYICGNDDALSAFTCESNGLHSVVGCIALNAGQEILVVVDGWSGSSGQYFLSIFDCDPVCYDVTLAAPGAYSGTTCEQGNDCAAFGSDDLVIAVEIPSAGLWSFAYNGIGFDPYLRIGYECCTSDICSDDDSGGGLNSLCRCVSLQPGTVYVTLEGLGNSCGEFTLSVTTDDCVGGRCCYTNPFGGPACSTTRFEECIALGGVWDEGLSCEENPCGVGRCCYYDDGEPVCESGVREDFCQFALGGVWTEGASCNTPCPATGDCGPIDLVFAVDVTGSMFQAIDNIVNELPNIIAIANTASNGDLRLGLVTFDDEVFVHHALTNNIAAVQATIAGLTSFGGFGLPEASDEALREILTGDGQCVSVGDFNVAFRAGANKIVVLITDASNGGCDDTHTPADVAYAHQRALDAQAAGVRICPVWRPLPGAEPFGIIVPVLQDYALTSAGTFSIIGFDGSGAGGAINQIVANCGQGELRLFSPGIDLRCDPNGGGITTPTFDLLVRVGNSGTETCENVMLELTSIGGDAGTVVLNSANPVALGNLLAGQSVDQLFNLTVTPDADGGQIVITATVTSDNCPSNFLQIVIDVPDCDGDCEGDSEIHFYEIDFRVPPDCICAHLCVGHPVHVYVCGEGFSPGRYPLLNIAPGCMTDGCDEECDPAQWMFSNTGWTLIGDTCWHNVIIPGTDGCICVCFDRFLPAELASFSALPGNEEIQIRWTTASETQNDHFELLRDGAVTAHVAATNSPSGSSYSFVDRGLTNGRVYTYELVSVSLTGDRQVIGSLESAPQAGAAVVSELALFQNYPNPFNPETSISFDLVENSSVKLSVYNPVGQLVATLVEGSLNSGRHTVQFNAAGLPSGLYFYRLTVGETVMQKKMLLLK, encoded by the coding sequence ATGAAACGATTGGTTCTGATGTTGGGCCTTGTTGTAGCCTGTACCGGCGCGCTCTTCGCCGCTGGCAAGACGATTGATCAAACAGCAATCGGTCAACAGTCTGCCAACAACAAGAGCGCGCTCGACCGTGAATTGCAGCGTCAAGCTCTGGAGGCCCAGATCTTCGCGGCCAAGACCCAAGGCGCAATTCCGCAGGCTCTGCTCGCTGAGTACGAGCAACTTCTGGATGATATGGGCCGCCTGAACCCGCAACATGGCGCGCTGGATCAGGGCGGCGACAACTGCTCGGACGCCGTGGACCTTGGCTCCGCGCTCGGTAACGGGATTGCCTCCGGTTCCACCGCCAATGCTCAAAACGACTTCCTGCACTTTGCGCAACAGCCCCCCTGCTATCAGGGAACCTATTATACCGGCAGTGCCACTGCGCCTGATGTCACCTACAAATGGACAGCTCCCCGCACCAGCACGTATACCTTTGCCCTGTGCGGAAGCAACTTTGACACCGAGCTTTCCCTCTGGAACTACACCTGTCCCACGCACCCTTCTTTCCCTGCTGATTACATCTGCGGGAATGACGACGCTCTGTCGGCATTCACATGCGAGTCCAACGGACTTCACTCTGTTGTCGGCTGCATCGCTCTGAACGCCGGACAGGAAATCCTCGTCGTCGTGGACGGCTGGAGCGGCTCGTCAGGCCAGTATTTCCTCTCGATTTTCGATTGCGACCCCGTTTGCTATGACGTTACGCTCGCCGCACCGGGTGCATACTCGGGAACCACTTGCGAACAGGGCAACGACTGTGCAGCCTTCGGTTCCGATGATCTTGTGATCGCAGTCGAAATCCCGTCTGCAGGCTTGTGGTCGTTCGCCTATAACGGCATCGGTTTTGACCCCTATCTGCGAATCGGCTATGAGTGCTGCACCAGCGACATTTGTAGCGATGACGACAGCGGTGGCGGCTTGAATTCGCTTTGCCGCTGTGTTTCGCTTCAGCCCGGCACGGTCTATGTGACCCTCGAAGGTCTGGGTAACAGCTGTGGTGAGTTCACCCTCTCCGTCACCACCGATGACTGCGTCGGCGGTCGTTGCTGCTACACCAATCCCTTCGGCGGACCTGCCTGCTCCACGACGCGCTTCGAAGAGTGCATTGCGTTGGGCGGTGTCTGGGATGAAGGCCTGTCCTGCGAAGAGAATCCCTGCGGCGTCGGACGTTGCTGCTACTATGACGACGGCGAACCCGTCTGCGAAAGCGGAGTTCGCGAGGACTTCTGCCAGTTTGCCCTTGGCGGCGTCTGGACGGAAGGCGCAAGCTGCAACACCCCCTGCCCCGCTACGGGCGACTGCGGCCCGATTGACCTCGTGTTCGCTGTGGACGTCACGGGTTCGATGTTTCAGGCGATTGACAACATCGTCAACGAGCTGCCGAACATCATCGCCATTGCCAACACCGCTTCAAATGGCGACCTGCGTTTGGGTCTGGTGACTTTCGATGATGAAGTCTTCGTCCACCATGCACTGACCAACAATATTGCCGCCGTGCAGGCGACCATCGCCGGACTCACCTCCTTTGGTGGTTTTGGGCTTCCTGAAGCATCCGACGAAGCACTCCGCGAGATCCTCACGGGTGACGGTCAGTGCGTATCAGTGGGTGATTTCAATGTAGCCTTCCGCGCCGGTGCCAACAAGATTGTCGTGTTGATTACCGACGCATCAAACGGTGGCTGTGATGACACCCATACGCCTGCCGATGTGGCTTACGCCCATCAGCGAGCGCTCGACGCACAGGCTGCCGGCGTTCGCATCTGCCCCGTCTGGCGTCCGCTGCCTGGTGCCGAACCGTTCGGAATCATTGTACCGGTGCTGCAGGACTACGCTCTGACATCGGCCGGCACGTTCTCAATCATCGGCTTTGACGGCTCAGGTGCCGGCGGTGCGATTAATCAAATCGTCGCCAATTGCGGTCAGGGCGAATTGCGCCTGTTCTCGCCGGGCATCGACCTGCGTTGCGATCCGAACGGCGGCGGCATCACCACCCCGACCTTTGATCTGCTCGTCCGCGTCGGTAACAGCGGCACGGAAACCTGCGAAAACGTTATGCTCGAACTCACCAGCATCGGTGGCGATGCCGGAACCGTCGTGCTGAACTCTGCCAATCCGGTTGCGCTTGGCAATCTGCTCGCGGGTCAATCGGTTGATCAGCTCTTCAACCTCACCGTGACTCCGGATGCCGATGGCGGCCAGATCGTTATCACCGCGACCGTCACGAGCGACAATTGCCCGTCGAACTTCCTGCAGATCGTGATTGATGTGCCGGATTGCGACGGCGACTGCGAAGGCGACTCCGAAATTCACTTCTACGAAATCGATTTCCGGGTTCCGCCTGACTGCATCTGCGCCCACCTGTGTGTCGGTCATCCGGTGCACGTCTACGTCTGCGGTGAAGGCTTCTCACCGGGACGCTATCCGCTTCTGAACATCGCGCCGGGCTGCATGACCGACGGCTGCGACGAAGAGTGCGATCCTGCTCAGTGGATGTTCAGCAATACCGGCTGGACGCTGATCGGCGACACCTGCTGGCACAATGTGATTATCCCGGGCACGGATGGCTGCATCTGTGTCTGCTTCGACCGCTTCCTGCCGGCTGAATTGGCCTCGTTCTCGGCTCTCCCGGGCAATGAAGAAATTCAGATCCGCTGGACTACCGCTTCTGAAACCCAGAACGACCACTTTGAATTGCTGCGCGACGGTGCTGTTACAGCCCATGTCGCCGCCACCAATTCGCCGAGCGGTTCGTCCTACTCGTTCGTCGACCGTGGCCTGACCAACGGCCGCGTCTACACCTACGAACTGGTCAGCGTCAGCCTGACTGGAGATCGTCAGGTCATCGGCTCACTGGAATCTGCTCCGCAAGCGGGAGCCGCAGTGGTCTCTGAACTGGCGCTCTTCCAGAACTACCCGAATCCGTTCAACCCCGAGACGAGCATCTCGTTTGACCTGGTCGAAAACAGCAGCGTTAAGCTGTCGGTTTACAATCCGGTTGGTCAGCTGGTGGCAACGCTCGTGGAAGGCTCGCTGAATTCGGGTCGTCACACGGTGCAGTTCAATGCAGCCGGGCTGCCCAGCGGTCTCTACTTCTACCGTTTGACCGTTGGTGAGACGGTTATGCAGAAGAAGATGCTGCTGCTGAAGTAA
- a CDS encoding cytochrome c family protein has product MKFNRIIISAGICLAFAISSFAQDEAKTPTYVGSGKCKICHKGEKNGNIYETWLDSKHAKALETLVAKGEQNNPECLSCHTTGYGTASGFDKMPDLHGMEDLGGVGCESCHGPGSEYKTKKIMESREASIAAGMWIPDENTCKTCHNEKSPTFKGFNYEEALQKIIHHVPPKAEATE; this is encoded by the coding sequence ATGAAATTCAATCGAATCATTATCAGTGCCGGCATCTGCCTGGCCTTCGCCATCAGCTCCTTTGCACAGGATGAGGCAAAGACTCCGACCTATGTCGGCTCGGGTAAGTGCAAGATCTGCCATAAGGGTGAGAAGAACGGCAACATCTACGAAACTTGGCTTGACAGCAAACATGCTAAAGCGTTGGAAACCCTTGTCGCAAAGGGCGAGCAGAACAACCCTGAATGTTTGTCCTGCCACACCACCGGCTATGGAACGGCCAGTGGCTTTGACAAAATGCCCGATCTGCATGGCATGGAAGATTTAGGCGGCGTCGGCTGCGAATCCTGTCACGGCCCGGGTTCTGAGTACAAGACCAAGAAGATTATGGAGTCCCGCGAAGCGTCGATCGCTGCCGGAATGTGGATTCCGGATGAAAATACCTGCAAGACTTGTCATAACGAAAAGTCCCCCACCTTTAAGGGCTTCAATTACGAAGAAGCATTGCAGAAGATTATCCATCACGTCCCGCCAAAGGCGGAAGCCACCGAATAA
- a CDS encoding 4Fe-4S dicluster domain-containing protein, with protein MKINRRNFLKLAGLATANVAVGTLPGKAVASPGHFTGHPERRGVLVDTTQCIGLNCRRCELACAKEHNLPTPEKAPEDPTVFDKRRRTHADQFTVVNRFKGQSPETPIYAKKQCMHCDEPACASACLVGAFSKTPSGAVEYDASVCIGCRYCMVACPFDIPTYEYFSALHPRVRKCTFCFESRLQQGKPPACVEACPREVMTFGRREDLIKVARQKIVRSPNRYVDHIYGEHEVGGTSWMYLSSVPFDQIGFRTDLGTTPYPELTRNYLSAAPLVMAIWPTFFLSIYLFTKRKEELAAEQRLLNPSADGNHRTKEDK; from the coding sequence ATGAAGATTAATCGTCGTAACTTCCTGAAACTTGCCGGACTTGCCACCGCTAATGTGGCCGTCGGCACGCTGCCGGGCAAAGCCGTCGCCTCCCCCGGCCACTTTACGGGTCACCCCGAACGGCGCGGCGTACTTGTGGACACCACACAGTGCATCGGACTGAACTGCCGACGCTGTGAACTTGCCTGTGCCAAAGAGCACAACCTGCCGACGCCGGAAAAAGCTCCCGAAGATCCCACCGTCTTCGACAAGAGACGACGGACACACGCCGACCAGTTCACCGTCGTCAATCGCTTCAAGGGACAGTCGCCTGAAACCCCGATCTACGCCAAGAAGCAGTGCATGCACTGCGATGAACCGGCGTGTGCTTCCGCGTGTCTGGTCGGCGCATTTTCCAAAACGCCAAGCGGCGCAGTCGAGTATGATGCCAGCGTCTGCATCGGCTGCCGATACTGCATGGTCGCCTGTCCCTTTGATATTCCCACGTACGAGTATTTCAGTGCACTTCACCCTCGGGTTCGCAAGTGCACTTTTTGTTTTGAATCGCGGCTCCAGCAGGGCAAACCGCCTGCCTGTGTCGAAGCCTGTCCTCGCGAAGTCATGACGTTCGGCCGCAGGGAAGACTTGATCAAAGTCGCACGACAAAAGATTGTCCGAAGTCCCAACCGATACGTCGATCACATCTATGGTGAACACGAAGTCGGCGGCACAAGCTGGATGTATCTCTCGTCCGTGCCGTTTGACCAAATCGGCTTCCGCACGGATCTGGGGACCACTCCCTACCCCGAACTGACGCGCAACTACCTGTCGGCCGCGCCGCTGGTCATGGCGATTTGGCCGACGTTCTTCCTGAGCATCTATCTGTTCACCAAACGCAAGGAGGAACTCGCCGCTGAACAGCGCCTGCTGAATCCCTCTGCGGACGGAAATCACAGAACCAAGGAGGACAAGTAA
- the nrfD gene encoding polysulfide reductase NrfD: MTPREYLKSLMTPGHYIAALILAVGIPVTYQRFTGGIGAISNLTDANPWGIWIGIDVLCGVALAAGGFIIGSIYHIFGMHEYKPLVRPAILTGFLGYALVVFGLMFDLGRPWRLPYPMVWSFGTSSVMFEVGWCVALYLFCQFIEFWPPLFEWIGAKRARAFAVKLTLGATVMAVVLSTLHQSSLGALFLIMPSKLHPLWYSMYLPVFFLISAVSGGIGMIIFEATMSHRYFKMQTGHLSHRELDKLILGLAKGGALVLYLYFWLKIIGVAHEHQWALIATGWGAWWLVEVVGFILLPAFMFLFAVRRLSPTLARIAAVWTVLGLILNRVNVSIIALNWYAEERYIPHWKEITVTLMIITIGVLVFKFIVNRMPILLQHPDYAGDSH, translated from the coding sequence ATGACGCCGCGCGAGTATCTCAAGAGTTTGATGACTCCCGGACATTACATTGCCGCACTGATTCTGGCTGTCGGAATTCCCGTCACCTATCAACGCTTCACCGGAGGTATCGGCGCGATTTCCAACCTTACCGACGCCAATCCGTGGGGTATCTGGATCGGTATCGATGTGCTCTGCGGGGTCGCGCTGGCTGCCGGAGGATTCATCATCGGCTCCATCTACCACATCTTCGGTATGCACGAATACAAACCGCTCGTGCGTCCGGCCATACTCACGGGCTTTCTCGGCTACGCGCTCGTCGTGTTCGGTTTGATGTTCGACTTGGGCCGCCCGTGGCGTCTCCCCTATCCGATGGTCTGGTCATTCGGCACAAGCTCAGTCATGTTTGAAGTCGGCTGGTGTGTCGCACTGTATTTGTTCTGTCAGTTCATTGAATTCTGGCCGCCGCTCTTCGAGTGGATTGGAGCCAAACGCGCGCGTGCCTTTGCCGTCAAGCTGACGCTCGGTGCGACGGTGATGGCCGTGGTCCTTTCGACGCTGCACCAATCATCACTTGGCGCGCTCTTCCTGATTATGCCGTCCAAGCTGCATCCGCTGTGGTACAGCATGTATCTGCCGGTCTTCTTCCTGATTTCGGCAGTCTCGGGCGGAATCGGAATGATCATCTTCGAAGCCACCATGTCCCACCGCTACTTCAAGATGCAAACTGGACATCTGAGTCATCGCGAGCTTGACAAGCTCATTCTCGGGTTGGCAAAGGGTGGTGCGCTTGTTCTTTATCTCTACTTCTGGCTCAAGATCATCGGCGTGGCGCATGAACACCAGTGGGCATTGATTGCCACCGGATGGGGAGCGTGGTGGCTCGTGGAAGTCGTCGGCTTTATCCTGCTCCCGGCCTTCATGTTCCTGTTCGCTGTGCGCAGACTGAGTCCGACCCTCGCTCGCATTGCCGCCGTCTGGACCGTGTTGGGACTCATCCTCAACCGGGTAAACGTTTCCATCATCGCACTGAACTGGTATGCCGAGGAACGCTACATCCCGCATTGGAAGGAAATTACCGTCACTTTGATGATTATCACAATCGGCGTGTTAGTCTTTAAGTTCATCGTGAATCGCATGCCGATTCTCCTGCAGCATCCTGATTATGCGGGCGACAGCCATTAA
- a CDS encoding cytochrome c family protein, with the protein MKYYIFLLIASFTLVLSSERAEAVSQQPGASNGCSQCHVCRTPTADDPCLRICPRPRVTPQDLKMGPDEVLINELENEYEAVRFSHRLHAEMTAMDRGCQDCHHFQQVGGITACKDCHPPHIADENLEQPGLKGAYHRQCLGCHQDWSHDTSCEICHLKKGQETATHPLPKRSPGSKFAGLVEPEKKVWHSSYGGGTIVTLFHRNHTEKYGISCASCHHAEGCASCHSKSEQTTTSIRHSEEALHGICNSCHSEMSCNQCHMKTEAVEFSHDRTGWPLKFYHERLSCRRCHGNPNHFTKPSRDCNSCHKDWAVGTFKHAHTGYGLNDTHAEISCEECHVGKNFAVKPTCNSCHDNDITYPASQPGGRLR; encoded by the coding sequence ATGAAATATTACATATTCTTGCTTATCGCCAGTTTTACGCTTGTGCTCTCCAGCGAGCGCGCCGAAGCCGTCTCGCAGCAACCCGGCGCGTCCAATGGCTGCTCGCAATGTCACGTCTGCCGGACACCTACGGCGGACGACCCTTGCCTCCGTATCTGCCCGCGACCGCGCGTCACCCCGCAAGATCTGAAGATGGGGCCGGATGAAGTGCTCATCAACGAACTCGAGAATGAGTACGAAGCCGTTCGTTTTTCGCATCGCCTGCATGCGGAAATGACCGCGATGGATCGCGGATGTCAGGATTGTCACCACTTCCAGCAGGTCGGCGGCATCACCGCCTGCAAAGATTGTCATCCCCCGCACATCGCCGACGAAAATCTCGAACAGCCGGGCCTGAAAGGTGCCTATCATCGGCAATGTCTTGGCTGCCATCAGGATTGGAGTCACGACACGTCCTGCGAAATCTGCCACCTGAAGAAGGGACAAGAGACGGCGACGCATCCGCTGCCTAAGCGTTCGCCCGGAAGCAAATTCGCCGGACTCGTCGAACCTGAAAAGAAGGTCTGGCATTCGTCCTATGGCGGCGGAACGATTGTCACGCTGTTTCACAGAAATCACACCGAGAAATACGGCATCTCGTGTGCATCGTGCCATCATGCTGAAGGCTGCGCGTCGTGTCATTCGAAATCCGAGCAAACCACCACGTCCATTCGCCACAGCGAAGAAGCTTTGCACGGCATCTGCAATTCCTGTCACTCGGAGATGAGCTGCAATCAGTGTCACATGAAAACGGAAGCCGTTGAGTTTTCTCACGACCGGACGGGGTGGCCGCTCAAGTTCTACCACGAACGACTGTCGTGCCGCCGGTGTCACGGCAATCCGAATCACTTTACGAAACCGTCGCGCGACTGCAATAGTTGCCACAAGGACTGGGCCGTCGGCACGTTCAAACACGCGCACACCGGCTACGGATTGAACGACACGCATGCTGAAATCTCCTGCGAGGAATGCCACGTCGGGAAGAATTTCGCGGTCAAACCGACCTGCAATTCGTGTCACGACAACGACATTACATATCCTGCATCGCAACCCGGTGGAAGATTGAGATAA